In a genomic window of Macaca nemestrina isolate mMacNem1 chromosome 18, mMacNem.hap1, whole genome shotgun sequence:
- the LOC105491456 gene encoding carbonic anhydrase 7 isoform X1, translated as MTGHHGWGYGQDDGPSHWHKLYPIAQGDRQSPINIISSQAVYSPSLQPLELSYEACMSLSITNNGHSVQVDFNDSDDRTVVTGGPLEGPYRLKQFHFHWGKKHDVGSEHTVDGKSFPSELHLVHWNAKKYSTFGEAASAPDGLAVVGVFLETGDEHPSMNRLTDALYMVRFKGTKAQFSCFNPKCLLPASRHYWTYPGSLTTPPLSESVTWIVLREPICISERQMGKFRSLLFTSEDDERIHMVNNFRPPQPLKGRVVKASFRA; from the exons ATGACCGGCCACCACGGCTGGGGCTACGGCCAGGACGACG GCCCCTCGCATTGGCACAAACTGTATCCCATTGCCCAAGGAGATCGCCAATCACCCATCAATATCATCTCCAGCCAGGCTGTGTACTCGCCCAGCCTGCAACCACTGGAGCTTTCTTATGAGGCCTGCATGTCCCTCAGCATCACCAACAATGGCCACTCTGTCCAGGTAGACTTCAATGACAGTGATGACCGAACCG TGGTGACTGGGGGCCCCCTGGAAGGGCCCTACCGCCTCAAGCAGTTTCACTTCCACTGGGGCAAGAAGCACGATGTGGGTTCTGAGCACACGGTGGATGGCAAGTCCTTCCCCAGCGAG CTTCATCTGGTTCACTGGAATGCCAAGAAGTACAGCACTTTTGGGGAGGCAGCCTCAGCGCCTGATGGCCTGGCTGTGGTTGGTGTTTTCTTGGAG ACAGGAGACGAGCACCCCAGCATGAATCGTCTGACAGATGCGCTCTACATGGTCCGGTTCAAG GGCACCAAAGCCCAGTTCAGCTGCTTCAACCCCAAGTGCCTCCTGCCTGCCAGCCGGCACTACTGGACCTACCCAGGCTCTCTGACGACTCCCCCACTCAGCGAGAGTGTCACCTGGATTGTGCTCCGGGAGCCCATCTGCATCTCTGAAAGGCAG ATGGGGAAGTTCCGGAGCCTGCTTTTTACCTCAGAGGACGATGAGAGGATCCACATGGTGAACAACTTCCGGCCACCACAGCCACTGAAGGGCCGCGTAGTGAAGGCCTCCTTCCGGGCCTGA
- the LOC105491456 gene encoding carbonic anhydrase 7 isoform X2, giving the protein MSLSITNNGHSVQVDFNDSDDRTVVTGGPLEGPYRLKQFHFHWGKKHDVGSEHTVDGKSFPSELHLVHWNAKKYSTFGEAASAPDGLAVVGVFLETGDEHPSMNRLTDALYMVRFKGTKAQFSCFNPKCLLPASRHYWTYPGSLTTPPLSESVTWIVLREPICISERQMGKFRSLLFTSEDDERIHMVNNFRPPQPLKGRVVKASFRA; this is encoded by the exons ATGTCCCTCAGCATCACCAACAATGGCCACTCTGTCCAGGTAGACTTCAATGACAGTGATGACCGAACCG TGGTGACTGGGGGCCCCCTGGAAGGGCCCTACCGCCTCAAGCAGTTTCACTTCCACTGGGGCAAGAAGCACGATGTGGGTTCTGAGCACACGGTGGATGGCAAGTCCTTCCCCAGCGAG CTTCATCTGGTTCACTGGAATGCCAAGAAGTACAGCACTTTTGGGGAGGCAGCCTCAGCGCCTGATGGCCTGGCTGTGGTTGGTGTTTTCTTGGAG ACAGGAGACGAGCACCCCAGCATGAATCGTCTGACAGATGCGCTCTACATGGTCCGGTTCAAG GGCACCAAAGCCCAGTTCAGCTGCTTCAACCCCAAGTGCCTCCTGCCTGCCAGCCGGCACTACTGGACCTACCCAGGCTCTCTGACGACTCCCCCACTCAGCGAGAGTGTCACCTGGATTGTGCTCCGGGAGCCCATCTGCATCTCTGAAAGGCAG ATGGGGAAGTTCCGGAGCCTGCTTTTTACCTCAGAGGACGATGAGAGGATCCACATGGTGAACAACTTCCGGCCACCACAGCCACTGAAGGGCCGCGTAGTGAAGGCCTCCTTCCGGGCCTGA